In Paramormyrops kingsleyae isolate MSU_618 chromosome 5, PKINGS_0.4, whole genome shotgun sequence, one DNA window encodes the following:
- the aanat1 gene encoding serotonin N-acetyltransferase: protein MSVVSALPFLKPVYMRPPISPGRQRRHTLPASEFRSLSPEDAISVFEIEREAFISVSGECPLHLDEVRHFLNLCPELSLGWFEEGRLVAFIIGSLWDQEKLNMDALTFHKPHGTTVHIHVLAVHRTFRQQGKGSILMWRYLQYLRCLPFVRRAMLMCEDFLVPFYEKCGFKAQGPCEITVGMLAFVEMQFPVRGHAFMRRNSGC from the exons ATGTCGGTAGTGAGCGCCTTGCCTTTCCTGAAGCCCGTCTACATGAGACCCCCCATCTCGCCGGGTCGCCAGCGCCGCCACACTCTGCCTGCCAGCGAGTTCCGCTCCCTCAGTCCGGAGGATGCGATTAGCGTGTTTGAGATCGAAAGGGAGG CTTTCATCTCCGTGTCCGGAGAGTGTCCTCTCCACCTGGACGAGGTCCGTCATTTCCTCAACCTGTGCCCGGAACTGTCCCTGGGCTGGTTTGAGGAGGGACGTCTAGTGGCTTTCATCATTGGATCACTATGGGACCAAGAGAAGCTAAATATG GATGCACTGACCTTTCATAAGCCCCACGGCACGACCGTCCACATCCACGTGCTGGCGGTGCACAGAACCTTCCGGCAGCAGGGCAAAGGCTCGATACTGATGTGGCGCTACCTGCAGTACCTGCGCTGTTTGCCGTTCGTGCGCCGAGCCATGCTGATGTGCGAGGACTTCCTGGTGCCTTTCTATGAGAAGTGCGGCTTCAAGGCACAAGGCCCATGCGAGATCACCGTGGGAATGCTGGCCTTCGTCGAGATGCAGTTCCCGGTCAGGGGCCACGCTTTCATGCGACGCAATAGTGGCTGCTAA